Sequence from the Cucurbita pepo subsp. pepo cultivar mu-cu-16 chromosome LG02, ASM280686v2, whole genome shotgun sequence genome:
NNNNNNNNNNNNNNNNNNNNNNNNNNNNNNNNNNNNNNNNNNNNNNNNNNNNNNNNNNNNNNNNNNNNNNNNNNNNNNNNNNNNNNNNNNNNNNNNNNNNNNNNNNNNNNNNNNNNNNNNNNNNNNNNNNNNNNNNNNNNNNNNNNNNNNNNNNNNNNNNNNNNNNNNNNNNNNNNNNNNNNNNNNNNNNNNNNNNNNNNNNNNNNNNNNNNNNNNNNNNNNNNNNNNNNNNNNNNNNNNNNNNNNNNNNNNNNNNNNNNNNNNNNNNNNNNNNNNNNNNNNNNNNNNNNNNNNNNNNNNNNNNNNNNNNNNNNNNNNNNNNNNNNNNNNNNNNNNNNNNNNNNNNNNNNNNNNNNNNNNNNNNNNNNNNNNNNNNNNNNNNNNNNNNNNNNNNNNNNNNNNNNNNNNNNNNNNNNNNNNNNNNNNNNNNNNNNNNNNNNNNNNNNNNNNNNNNNNNNNNNNNNNNNNNNNNNNNNNNNNNNNNNNNNNNNNNNNNNNNNNNNNNNNNNNNNNNNNNNNNNNNNNNNNNNNNNNNNNNNNNNNNNNNNNNNNNNNNNNNNNNNNNNNNNNNNNNNNNNNNNNNNNNNNNNNNNNNNNNNNNNNNNNNNNNNNNNNNNNNNNNNNNNNNNNNNNNNNNNNNNNNNNNNNNNNNNNNNNNNNNNNNNNNNNNNNNNNNNNNNNNNNNNNNNNNNNNNNNNNNNNNNNNNNNNNNNNNNNNNNNNNNNNNNNNNNNNNNNNNNNNNNNNNNNNNNNNNNNNNNNNNNNNNNNNNNNNNNNNNNNNNNNNNNNNNNNNNNNNNNNNNNNNNNNNNNNNNNNNNNNNNNNNNNNNNNNNNNNNNNNNNNNNNNNNNNNNNNNNNNNNNNNNNNNNNNNNNNNNNNNNNNNNNNNNNNNNNNNNNNNNNNNNNNNNNNNNNNNNNNNNNNNNNNNNNNNNNNNNNNNNNNNNNNNNNNNNNNNNNNNNNNNNNNNNNNNNNNNNNNNNNNNNNNNNNNNNNNNNNNNNNNNNNNNNNNNNNNNNNNNNNNNNNNNNNNNNNNNNNNNNNNNNNNNNNNNNNNNNNNNNNNNNNNNNNNNNNNNNNNNNNNNNNNNNNNNNNNNNNNNNNNNNNNNNNNNNNNNNNNNNNNNNNNNNNNNNNNNNNNNNNNNNNNNNNNNNNNNNNNNNNNNNNNNNNNNNNNNNNNNNNNNNNNNNNNNNNNNNNNNNNNNNNNNNNNNNNNNNNNNNNNNNNNNNNNNNNNNNNNNNNNNNNNNNNNNNNNNNNNNNNNNNNNNNNNNNNNNNNNNNNNNNNNNNNNNNNNNNNNNNNNNNNcagcgctatgcaaagcataacgatcgttgtcctgccattggatgtacgcgtccgtaccctcgtgatgggataggggtatccccccaaatgcatgagcacacaatatgcatgaggtcccactagtcctacagttatcattaatgaacataaccccctgtcacgttttcatgcttacatgtcattctcattctcatttctttacatatcatacatattcctaacagggttatgtttcatgcaatttaccgtatttcatgtcatacaattcatgcagttacattcaaatattcatacaaacaagccataatcgttcAAGGACCACACATCGTTACATGcattacacatcacatcagactaaaagcatacattcacgttcacataactacgtacttaagcaccataatctagcatacaatgcatcatatcataaacaagtcataacgtaaacacttcatagtcatatcgttctctaacttaccatagccttaatattcttatacctatcacagacatatcattacgtgacgtaccttagtcatatcgtcacaagaacgtaccctaatgctatcgttctatcaatctatcacaaacctaacCCTTTCTACCAATAACCTAACTGTATTCTTTCACCattctctcctatccatagcacttcggtgtgtaacctaactctaacgtttcatgaacgtatcttttCTCCAAACTAAAGAGTGAAGCGGTCTTTTCTCCAAACTttaagaagagattttgaGGCTCTTGAAATGAAGAACGAAGAGAACATTGATGATTATTTTGGAAGAGTAATGGCTGTCTCCAACAAGATGAGAAGCAATGGAAAAGACATGTCAGATTCAAAGATTGTTGAGAAAATACTTCGAACTCTGACTGACAAATTCACATATGTGGTGGTAGCCATCGAGGAGTCAAAAGACATAAGAAAGATGACGATTGACGAACTGCAAAGCTCTATGTCTGTACATGAAAAGAAGTTCAAGAAGATCAGTCATGAAGAAGGTGATCTAGCTCTCAATGTTAGAGGCAGGAGCAGAGGACGCTCATTCAACAAAGCAACAATCGAGTGTTACAACTGCCACCAACTTGGACATTTCCAATATGAATGTCCAATTAAGCACATTTTACAGAGAtcgaagaaaatgatgaagttATTCTCATGACATATGTGGAGCTTCAAGGCACTAAAAGAGAAGATGTGTGGTTTGTGGATTCTGGTGTTCAAACCATATATGTGGAGAAAGAGGTATGTTCTCAAGCTTGGACACTAGCTTCACACATAATGTCAAGCTTGGGAACAATCACAAACTAATGGTGGGTGAGAAAGGAGCAGTGAAAATAATACTTAAGGGATAAGCTATGTGATCAACGATGTGTATTATATTTTGGAACTGAAGAACAACCTGCTTAGTGTTGGACAACTTCAAGAAAGGGGTTTAGACGTGCTATTCAAAGGAGGAGATTGAAACACATGCAGCATTTTTCATCCCTCAAGAGGAAAAATAGCAGAATCTGTTATGAGTGCTAATAGGATATTTATCCTGCGGGGTGaatcaaataacaaaacaaaagaggaGAGATGTCTGCAGGTTAATATCTCAGACAAGGCAGAGTTGTGGCACCATCGATATGGGCATCTCAGCTACAAGGGATTTCACACATTATGCAGTAAAGAGATGGTGGTGGGTTTACCTGAAATTGAAGATGTGAAAACTATCTGTGAGGCGTGTGTCAAAGGGAAACACCACCGTGTTCCATTTCCGAAACAGTAGAGAGCCACTAAAAGATTGCAGCTTATCCACTCTGATCTCTGTGGTCCGATCAATCCACCATCAAACAGTCGGTGGCGCTGCTCTGCCAAACCCCCTGCCTTTCTTCAAGCAATGGCGGATGAGATAAGTTCTGACCATAGCGATGCCTTTAATCGGCATCCTTTGATAGTCTTGAATCAAAACCAGGAGTGTGAAATGATGAATAGTTGGAGTTCAGCTTCTGTCGAAGAGAATCCAAAAATTTCAGAATCTTTTGTCGAGAAGATGGTCATGTGTGATTTGGCTTGTGCAGCTTCTGAAAACGGAGGTAACGTGAGAAATCAGGTGTGcaagattcaaaatcttgaTGTGGAACTCAGAAAAGAATCTCTCAAGGTTGATGTTGCACACGTTTTTGAAACGTTCGGCGCCATGGAAGATGTTAATCAAGAAGTTGCGATTGATAGAGTAGAAGAGAGATTTTGCAAGAAGTGTAGTGAGTTTTGATGGAAATCAAGATTGTATAAAGGAAGAACATGCTCACAAAAACCTTACCTTGAAAGGATATCGAGCTCACTGACATGGCCTGTGAGGACAAGCTTGCCAGAGTTGACGAGTTGGTTGATGGCTTAAATGTATACAACATTTTGGAACCTTGCTACCATGCCCCTGAGAAGATAAAGACCAAAAATATCGAGTTGCCAAGCAGCTTCCGATTGCTTGGCCAGACCGCGAGGCCGCTCGCTGTGAGGAAGAGGATGTTTGGTCGAGCCTGGCCTCTTAGAGCTCCTGTCAGAGCTGGCATTGTTCCAAGTTGGTCCCAACTTCTTGGTGACACCGAAGTTCCATGCACTAATGATGAAGTTGCAACAGCATGGTTGAACAATGAAGCAGTGAGAAAAGCAATCCATACTGACAAGAGTTTGGCAGGCAACTGGGAGCTATGTACTGATAAACTTAACTTTGACCACGATGCTGGGAGCATGATCCCCTTCCACAAAAACCTTACCTTGAAAGGATATCGAGCTCTTATTTTCAGCGGCGATCATGATATGTGTCTTCCATTCACTGGGAGCGAAGCTTGGGTTCGATCACTTGGATACAAGGTCATTGATGAATGGAGGCCATGGACGTCGAACAAACAAGTTGTCGGGTACTTACGAAGCTAAGAGAACAAAACTTTCTGGTCCCTCGACAATCAAGTAACCATGAAAGGTCAATGTAGAGCACATAAGGGTTCGATGCCATTTTCTCATAAAATTGACAACTAAGGAGCCGACAAAGCCTTTGAAGATGTcatcatttcaatttcaaaaagatAAGAGAAGCGTTGGAATGCGTGCTATGAACTAAACTCTTGATGAATGCGTGCTATGAACTAAACTCTTGATCGAGTTCAGTTCAAGGGAGGAAATGTTGAGTCTAAGGGAGGAAATGTTAGGTAGCAAATTCTATTAGTTagtttttcttgttattagTTTCTTGTTATTAGTTGAGTTTGTTGTTATTAGTTGAATTTGTTagttttcatgtatttttctaTAAGAGACATTGGACCCTATCAATAATAAAGGATCATTTTTGGTATATTTGCAAATTTACGGTTAACAGAAATTGGGTCTGTTCATGACCTAGCCTATAAACCTGAAACCAGGGTCTGTTCATGATCTAGCCTATAAACCTGAAACCAGGGTCTGTTCATGATCTAGCCTATAAACCTGAAACCAGGGTCTGTTCATGACCTAGCCTATAAACCTGAAACCAACTCGAACAGACTCAAATCCAAAAAGATAAAACCAACCTAACCAAAAGAGGTATGaggaatgaaaatttgaaaagaaacaaaatcaaatctaGTTTCTTTAAGTCAAATTTTGAACAACTTGGCCAATTCTCCCCCACACTCATTTTGATTCAAAAAGTTTCTTTAGCTTCATAGTGGGTTGAGGAGGCCTATAACTCATTTAGAGGAAATTATGTGCCGCTATTGACGACCTTTAAAATTGAAGAGCAATAAGAGTTATCGAGTGACCCTAGATTAATCATGTTATCGAGTCATATTAGATTTACGTTTAAAATGTGAAGGAGTCGATGTCCAAATTTATAGGATTCAAAACAGACATATTATTGATTCATGTGAAGGAGTCGATGTCCAAATTTATAGGATTCAAAACAGACATATTATTGATTCATGGCATTCCAAGTACAGAGGTTTGTAgtataaaatgaagaaaggtgGAAGAAAAGGAGTTAGGCACGCCCAAGAAGAAGATTGCCTATAACCAAGATGATACTACAAATATCTTCCACAGCCTTCCCGTTGTCAAACAGCGTCGATGGGTCCTTTGGTGGCTGCATGAAACTGTCCAGACAGTCCCCAGCCTCCGTCATGGCTGCAGACGCCATAGTGTTGACGCTATTGTAGTCACCTTTTCCCAAGTAGTTCTTCCCATCCTCGATGTCATCGACGGCATCGTCGTAGTGTTCAGCACAGGTGGCATAGCGCTCCTTAAGCTTGGGATCGGTTGCCTTGGACGCCAAGGACTGGGCGAGGACACGACTTTGAGCAGCCTTGTCATGGGCGAGGTTGAGGGTGAAGGTGGCCAACCCTTTTAGGTCTGTGGTGCCAGCAGAATTCAACACGTTAAAGCAAAAAGATGGGTTTCTAGTTTTCTTGCAGATGGTGGAAACGATGTCGTTCTCGGAAGCTGCATGCATGGGCACCATCCCATTGAAGAACATAACCGAAAGGACAATGGAAGAGACTGCAAGAAAACTAGAAGatgccattttttatttttctgtctGTTTTGCTCAATTAATTCATAGGGAGGGTTTACATATTTATACACTCACAAATGTTCCTCTTAATAGCTTTTCACGTTAGAATACAAAAATAGACACAATAGGTTaccttttttctctccaaaccCAATCACAAACTTGGCTTGGTTATTATACACCTCTAGTTCTCCTGTGTTTAAgctaataatatttattttacaaaaaaaactcaacctttattaatgtaatattaaaCAATATGTTGTTGACATGCGAGAAgatcatattaaataaataacataataagtcagacaaatatttgttttgcCCATGTTTTTTGTTGGCATCTTGAAAAGTAGTCTTTGCCATCATTGTGTTTTTTGATGTAAACAATGTGAGTCAATAAACTCGACTTGGTTAAAATCATGGATGTGGGAATCATGCATTGAGAAGTTAGTAAGTCAATAAGCTCGACTTGGTTAAAATCATGGAATGTTGAGAAATTAGTAATCATGGAACATTTCGGGGCAATCACGAGATAACCGAGACCAACCTCGGTCCACAATTTCCTGCAAATTTGTTAGAGGCATCATAAACCTGAACATAATATAATGTGCATGGTATAACGTATATATAGAGACATCATGCATCATAGAACATGAAAGTACAAgatacataacataacatcataTATATGTCTCATGGGATCCCAcgtaacataacataaatttagttataacat
This genomic interval carries:
- the LOC111787832 gene encoding serine carboxypeptidase-like 20, encoding MACEDKLARVDELVDGLNVYNILEPCYHAPEKIKTKNIELPSSFRLLGQTARPLAVRKRMFGRAWPLRAPVRAGIVPSWSQLLGDTEVPCTNDEVATAWLNNEAVRKAIHTDKSLAGNWELCTDKLNFDHDAGSMIPFHKNLTLKGYRALIFSGDHDMCLPFTGSEAWVRSLGYKVIDEWRPWTSNKQVVGYLRS
- the LOC111787540 gene encoding pectinesterase inhibitor-like, translating into MASSSFLAVSSIVLSVMFFNGMVPMHAASENDIVSTICKKTRNPSFCFNVLNSAGTTDLKGLATFTLNLAHDKAAQSRVLAQSLASKATDPKLKERYATCAEHYDDAVDDIEDGKNYLGKGDYNSVNTMASAAMTEAGDCLDSFMQPPKDPSTLFDNGKAVEDICSIILVIGNLLLGRA